A stretch of Lactuca sativa cultivar Salinas chromosome 6, Lsat_Salinas_v11, whole genome shotgun sequence DNA encodes these proteins:
- the LOC111890053 gene encoding alkaline/neutral invertase A, mitochondrial gives MGSCSCIGLSSSKPFCRRILITYKRSSLFGFQIPISNHSAVINLPKSRFKLLGSRGSHTCKSKVLGFREGAIDPNLGFRDVSDSNQKGFCGSALNWGRQPRVLLNGCLAGGIDRRFSRLVSKVASDYRNHSTSVESHVNDTSWERIYIKGRLNVKPLVIEEVERKDENEEKVLDYSHSSVNKESLDTVLGDERKESEIEKEAWKLLRGSIVNYCGTPIGTVAATDPADKLPLNYDQVFIRDFVPSALAFLLNGEGEIVKNFLLHTLQLQSWEKTVDCHSPGQGLMPASFKVRSVALDGKSGEFEDVLDPDFGESAIGRVAPVDSGLWWIILLRAYGKITGDYSLQERVDVQTGIRLILKLCLSDGFDMFPTLLVTDGSCMIDRRMGIHGHPLEIQALFYSALRCSREMVKVNESTQGLAAAINNRLSALSFHIREYYWVDMKKINEIYRYKTEEYSTDAINKFNIYPEQIPSWLVDWIPESGGYLIGNLQPAHMDFRFFTLGNLWAIVSSLGTPKQNDGILNLIEEKWDDLVANMPLKICYPALDYDEWRIITGSDPKNTPWSYHNGGSWPTLLWQFTLACIKMKRPELARKAIALAEKRLSLDQWPEYYDTRYGRFIGKQSRLYQTWTIAGFLTSKKLLENSEMASKLFWEEDYQLLENCVCGLGKHGRKKCSRSAARSHFVL, from the exons ATGGGTAGCTGCAGTTGTATTGGACTATCCTCATCGAAACCATTTTGCCGTAGGATCTTAATTACTTATAAAAGATCTTCGCTTTTTGGTTTTCAAATCCCTATTTCTAATCACTCAGCTGTGATTAATTTGCCGAAATCTCGATTTAAGTTACTTGGTTCAAGGGGAAGTCATACTTGTAAGAGTAAAGTTCTAGGGTTTAGAGAAGGTGCGATTGATCCAAACTTAGGTTTTAGAGATGTAAGCGATTCAAATCAGAAGGGTTTTTGTGGTTCTGCTTTGAATTGGGGAAGACAGCCTAGGGTTTTATTGAATGGTTGTCTAGCTGGAGGAATCGATAGGAGATTCAGCAGGCTTGTATCTAAAGTAGCCTCGGATTATAGAAATCATTCAACGTCAGTTGAATCCCATGTTAATGACACAAGCTGGGAAAGGATTTACATTAAAGGGAGATTGAATGTGAAGCCTCTAGTGATTGAGGAGGTGGAAAGAAAAGATGAAAATGAAGAGAAAGTGTTGGATTATAGTCATTCAAGTGTAAATAAAGAATCTCTTGATACTGTTTTAGGAGATGAGAGAAAGGAATCTGAGATTGAGAAAGAAGCATGGAAGTTGCTTAGAGGGTCAATTGTGAATTACTGTGGAACTCCAATTGGAACTGTTGCAGCAACTGATCCAGCTGATAAACTGCCATTGAACTATGATCAAGTTTTCATTCGTGATTTTGTTCCTTCTGCTCTTGCATTCTTGCTCAATGGAGAAGGAGAGATTGTCAAGAACTTTCTGCTCCATACTCTCCAATTGCAG AGTTGGGAAAAGACAGTTGACTGCCATAGCCCTGGTCAAGGGTTGATGCCAGCAAGCTTTAAAGTTAGAAGTGTGGCTCTTGATGGAAAATCTGGTGAATTTGAGGATGTTTTGGATCCTGATTTTGGTGAATCAGCAATTGGTCGTGTTGCTCCTGTTGATTCTG GTTTGTGGTGGATTATTTTATTAAGAGCTTATGGAAAGATCACAGGTGACTACAGTTTACAAGAAAGAGTAGATGTTCAAACAGGAATAAGATTAATACTCAAATTGTGTTTATCTGATGGATTTGACATGTTTCCTACTCTTCTTGTAACTGATGGATCTTGCATGATAGATAGAAGAATGGGTATTCATGGTCATCCTCTTGAAATTCAA GCACTATTCTACTCAGCACTACGCTGCTCAAGAGAAATGGTGAAAGTCAACGAGTCAACACAAGGTCTAGCAGCTGCCATCAACAACCGATTAAGTGCACTCTCGTTCCACATACGCGAATATTATTGGGTTGACATGAAAAAGATAAATGAAATTTATCGTTATAAAACGGAGGAATATTCTACAGATGCTATTAATAAATTTAACATTTATCCTGAACAAATTCCATCTTGGTTGGTGGATTGGATACCTGAATCTGGAGGGTATCTTATTGGAAATTTGCAGCCTGCTCATATGGACTTTAGATTCTTCACACTTGGGAATTTGTGGGCCATAGTTTCCTCTTTGGGTACTCCGAAACAAAATGATGGGATTTTGAATTTGATTGAAGAGAAATGGGATGATCTTGTTGCAAATATGCCTCTCAAGATTTGTTATCCTGCTCTTGATTATGATGAATGGCGTATAATTACTGGAAGTGATCCTAAAAACAC TCCTTGGTCATACCACAACGGCGGATCTTGGCCTACTCTTCTTTGGCAG TTCACGCTTGCATGCATCAAGATGAAGAGGCCAGAACTCGCAAGAAAAGCAATTGCTTTAGCCGAAAAGCGGCTTTCATTGGATCAATGGCCAGAATATTATGACacaagatatggaagatttattGGGAAACAATCTCGGTTGTATCAAACATGGACAATTGCTGGATTCTTGACATCAAAGAAGCTATTGGAGAATAGTGAAATGGCTTCAAAGTTGTTTTGGGAAGAAGATTATCAACTGCTTGAGAATTGTGTTTGTGGGCTTGGAAAACATGGGAGAAAGAAATGCTCAAGATCTGCagctagatcccattttgtgctTTAG